A stretch of Desulfitobacterium dichloroeliminans LMG P-21439 DNA encodes these proteins:
- a CDS encoding DUF2164 domain-containing protein, whose amino-acid sequence MASKKYSTCKIQIEKETKEKMVSDIKNYFLKERDEELGDLAANFILDFFLEDLAPHIYNQGVYDSYKYMGERTEDLLEIIKS is encoded by the coding sequence TTGGCCAGTAAAAAGTATTCAACATGTAAAATTCAGATAGAGAAGGAGACAAAAGAGAAAATGGTGTCAGACATAAAAAACTATTTCTTAAAAGAACGAGATGAAGAATTAGGAGATTTGGCAGCAAACTTTATTTTGGATTTTTTTCTTGAAGATTTAGCGCCTCATATTTACAATCAAGGAGTATACGACTCATACAAATACATGGGAGAAAGAACGGAAGATTTATTAGAAATTATTAAAAGTTAG
- the pstB gene encoding phosphate ABC transporter ATP-binding protein PstB → MTNTISKEEHVVFDVKGLNLWYGENQALKNINLRIEDNKVTAIIGPSGCGKSTFIKTLNRMIENVPSVKTTGAIIYQGQNIFDKSMRVEELRTKVGMVFQKPNPFPKSVFANVVYGPRIHGIKDKKVLMEIAEKSLRDAALWDEVKDRLNDNAYGLSGGQQQRLCIARCLAVQPDVILMDEPTSALDPIATYKIEELMESLKRDYTIAIVTHSMQQAARISDETAFFLMGDLIEFDKTTEIFSNPKDKRTEDYITGRIG, encoded by the coding sequence TTGACGAATACAATAAGTAAGGAAGAACATGTTGTTTTTGATGTTAAAGGACTTAACTTGTGGTATGGCGAGAATCAAGCACTTAAAAATATTAATTTGAGAATTGAAGATAATAAGGTGACCGCAATCATCGGGCCTTCTGGTTGTGGTAAATCGACGTTTATTAAAACTCTGAACAGAATGATTGAGAATGTCCCAAGTGTTAAAACGACGGGTGCAATCATCTACCAAGGACAAAATATTTTTGACAAATCAATGCGAGTAGAAGAGCTTCGGACCAAGGTAGGCATGGTTTTTCAAAAACCGAATCCGTTTCCGAAGTCAGTTTTTGCCAATGTTGTCTATGGTCCGAGAATCCATGGTATCAAAGATAAGAAAGTACTCATGGAAATCGCCGAGAAGAGTTTAAGAGATGCAGCTCTGTGGGATGAAGTGAAGGATCGCTTAAATGATAATGCCTACGGTCTGTCTGGCGGTCAGCAACAGCGCTTGTGTATCGCTCGATGTTTAGCCGTGCAACCTGATGTCATATTGATGGATGAACCCACTTCGGCACTCGATCCTATTGCTACCTATAAGATTGAAGAACTTATGGAAAGTTTAAAGAGAGACTACACCATAGCCATCGTAACGCACTCGATGCAACAAGCGGCTAGGATATCTGACGAAACAGCTTTCTTCCTCATGGGCGATCTTATCGAATTTGATAAGACGACGGAGATTTTCTCTAACCCTAAAGATAAGCGAACCGAGGATTATATAACGGGAAGAATTGGCTAA
- a CDS encoding DUF1905 domain-containing protein: MRKIYEFEAEIKKVPDIDGAYVEIPFDVKAEFGKGRVAVTATFDDEVYRGSLVKMGTPCHIIGIRKDIRAKIGKQPGDITKVTIHERD, from the coding sequence ATGCGTAAGATCTATGAATTTGAAGCCGAGATCAAAAAAGTACCGGATATCGACGGGGCCTATGTAGAAATTCCCTTCGATGTGAAGGCGGAGTTCGGAAAAGGCCGCGTGGCTGTTACTGCGACTTTCGACGACGAAGTGTATAGAGGAAGTCTAGTCAAAATGGGAACCCCTTGCCATATCATCGGGATTCGCAAAGATATTCGGGCAAAGATTGGCAAACAACCTGGTGACATAACTAAGGTGACCATCCATGAAAGGGATTGA
- a CDS encoding GIY-YIG nuclease family protein has translation MNNKSILKEKAKYLPEKPGIYLMLDSLGNIIYVGKAKNLKSRVSQYFRKAKNRDPKVEEMIQYIAGFEHRVLDTELDALLEECRAIKKIKPRYNRQMKNDQKYVYIKIPAETFPRPEIVQERKEDSAIYYGPFNSRSRVETAMLYLKDNFLIRKCASPGLVKRNSGCLYQQLNTCLGVCTAGVSPEEYMVHLQALCRVIEGRDKETKKEISNQLVKAIADLDFEKAARYREYQLGLYYIQGRQKFLNSTRCNTDLLALEFLDDKKATAKIYLIKGNKLLASSVIDFARSIRDGHMPTGHNADIKQFLILAQEKLLADQGSPRLLTQQEVDEAQILDSYLRKDRVFTFRVTQRALRQDDFIEKMLERIERTFNP, from the coding sequence ATGAACAATAAATCTATATTGAAAGAAAAAGCAAAGTACCTGCCAGAAAAACCTGGTATCTATCTGATGCTGGATTCTTTAGGTAATATTATCTATGTGGGTAAAGCCAAAAACCTCAAGAGCAGAGTCAGCCAATATTTTCGCAAAGCAAAAAATCGGGACCCTAAAGTAGAAGAGATGATTCAATATATCGCGGGTTTTGAGCATCGGGTTTTAGATACGGAGCTGGACGCCCTCCTCGAGGAATGCCGAGCAATTAAAAAAATCAAGCCCCGCTACAATCGGCAAATGAAAAACGACCAAAAGTATGTTTATATCAAAATCCCTGCTGAAACCTTTCCAAGGCCGGAGATTGTACAGGAAAGAAAAGAAGATTCAGCAATCTATTACGGTCCTTTTAATAGCCGCTCTCGAGTTGAAACAGCTATGTTGTACTTAAAGGATAACTTTTTGATCCGCAAGTGTGCCAGCCCAGGTCTGGTCAAAAGGAACAGCGGCTGCCTCTACCAGCAATTGAACACATGTCTCGGAGTATGCACCGCTGGGGTTAGCCCTGAAGAATATATGGTTCATCTACAGGCACTTTGTCGGGTCATTGAAGGACGTGACAAAGAGACCAAGAAGGAAATTAGTAACCAATTAGTGAAGGCTATTGCGGATCTAGACTTCGAGAAAGCAGCTCGTTATCGTGAGTATCAATTAGGGTTGTATTATATACAAGGTCGTCAAAAGTTCCTCAACTCAACGCGATGCAATACAGACCTGCTGGCGCTGGAATTCTTAGATGACAAGAAGGCAACCGCAAAAATATACCTGATCAAAGGAAATAAGCTGCTGGCGAGTAGTGTCATTGATTTTGCTAGGTCTATCAGAGATGGTCATATGCCAACCGGACATAATGCAGATATAAAGCAATTTCTCATATTAGCCCAAGAAAAGCTACTTGCCGACCAAGGAAGCCCTCGATTGCTAACCCAACAGGAAGTGGACGAGGCTCAGATCCTCGATTCCTATCTTCGCAAAGACCGAGTCTTTACCTTTCGCGTCACCCAAAGAGCATTGAGGCAAGATGATTTCATCGAGAAAATGCTTGAGCGGATCGAAAGAACATTCAATCCATAA
- a CDS encoding 4Fe-4S dicluster domain-containing protein, which produces MGYLGFYFDMTACIGCRTCQVACKDKNDLKVGTIFRQARTYETGAYPAPGVYHYSGTCNHCASPKCVEGCPTGAMHVAEDGTVQHDKNKCIGCRYCTWACPYGVPQFIKDLGKVGKCDSCKDLRDEGANPVCVDACPMRAIEWGDTDELRMKYSNTTSDLAILAESSRTKPSLVIKPKAIAQQKDFKYKEV; this is translated from the coding sequence ATGGGATACTTGGGATTCTATTTTGATATGACGGCCTGTATCGGCTGTAGAACGTGTCAAGTCGCCTGCAAGGATAAAAACGACTTAAAAGTCGGGACGATATTTAGGCAAGCCAGAACCTACGAAACTGGGGCCTATCCGGCTCCCGGTGTCTATCACTATTCTGGAACGTGTAACCATTGTGCAAGCCCTAAGTGTGTGGAAGGCTGTCCTACTGGAGCGATGCATGTGGCTGAGGACGGCACTGTCCAACATGATAAAAACAAATGTATTGGCTGTCGTTACTGTACATGGGCATGCCCTTACGGTGTACCCCAATTCATTAAGGACCTTGGGAAAGTGGGCAAGTGTGACAGCTGTAAGGACTTGCGCGACGAGGGGGCAAATCCCGTCTGTGTGGATGCTTGTCCCATGCGAGCCATAGAGTGGGGAGATACGGATGAATTGAGAATGAAATACAGTAATACGACCAGTGATCTAGCGATTCTCGCTGAATCCTCTCGGACTAAACCATCTTTGGTCATTAAACCCAAAGCAATTGCCCAGCAAAAAGACTTTAAGTATAAGGAGGTATAG
- a CDS encoding DUF3786 domain-containing protein, producing the protein METNYRVAYDKFWQDIKNREPEEITSMRTVSYNGDTKQFVVSFFDQELIVDSNHKTVYRKTDGHHLNIMDAIIVLNYLAYAQPLSELEPRWVSIKEIPGGMIFYSAFLKTAISPLIKAFGHQAELLKTAGAFLGGRPAHMGNCSAVFKAFPEIPVCVVIWEGDEEVKANATILFDSSIEPMLHSESIIGLGISLATHLHKKATRI; encoded by the coding sequence GTGGAAACAAATTACCGAGTTGCCTACGATAAGTTCTGGCAGGATATAAAGAATAGAGAACCTGAAGAGATTACTTCAATGCGAACGGTATCTTATAACGGGGATACAAAGCAATTTGTGGTCTCATTTTTTGATCAAGAGCTAATAGTAGATAGCAACCATAAAACAGTTTATCGAAAAACCGATGGACATCACCTAAATATAATGGATGCAATCATTGTGCTTAATTATTTAGCCTATGCACAGCCGTTATCAGAATTAGAGCCTAGGTGGGTGAGTATCAAGGAAATCCCGGGAGGGATGATTTTTTATTCAGCCTTTCTAAAGACAGCGATTTCACCATTAATCAAGGCCTTTGGTCATCAGGCTGAGCTCTTAAAAACTGCGGGAGCCTTCTTAGGAGGTCGACCAGCACACATGGGAAATTGTTCAGCTGTTTTCAAGGCGTTTCCGGAAATCCCTGTGTGTGTAGTCATTTGGGAAGGGGACGAAGAGGTTAAAGCCAATGCCACAATTCTCTTTGATTCTTCGATAGAGCCCATGTTGCACAGCGAAAGCATTATCGGTCTCGGTATCTCCCTAGCAACTCATCTGCATAAGAAGGCAACTCGGATTTAG
- a CDS encoding methionine synthase, with protein MFDTQGWKPHFLATGVGSLPYDNPMTALEQVWKAVPKAPHWAQLPRLGAESSFVGQYLKVLVDTGCIEGFEHPRFQGDAPDWADRMASFYERYLQAESGNQEALEGFGFTAEGGFAFNEFFKELKHKGPQGAQILKGQLSGPVTLGMQITDQNRRAAYYDEFQRDILVKSLRLHALWQTRILAQFGLPVLMSIDDPSLYGYGSSTYLTLDRGTLIGDINEIAEGILNEGGIPGVHVCAGMDWTLLFDSKIKVINFDAYEYMTSMVVLAEQLEVFLQRGGILSWGIVPTSTKAWQESVESLKARLETHIKELVKRGVSEESLRSQSMLTPSCGTGTLSIDLSERIYGLLQELSSTYT; from the coding sequence ATGTTCGATACTCAAGGTTGGAAACCGCATTTCCTTGCCACAGGGGTAGGAAGTCTACCGTACGATAATCCCATGACAGCTTTAGAGCAAGTATGGAAAGCTGTACCTAAAGCACCCCATTGGGCACAACTTCCACGACTAGGAGCGGAAAGCTCCTTTGTCGGACAATATTTAAAGGTGCTCGTGGATACAGGTTGTATTGAAGGGTTTGAACACCCTCGCTTCCAGGGAGATGCTCCGGATTGGGCTGACCGTATGGCAAGCTTCTATGAACGCTATCTCCAAGCCGAATCGGGGAATCAGGAGGCCCTAGAGGGATTCGGCTTCACTGCCGAAGGAGGATTTGCATTCAATGAATTCTTCAAGGAGCTTAAGCACAAAGGGCCTCAAGGAGCGCAAATCTTAAAAGGTCAGCTAAGCGGTCCTGTCACCCTAGGAATGCAAATTACCGATCAAAATCGCAGAGCTGCTTACTATGATGAGTTTCAACGGGATATCCTTGTTAAGTCTTTAAGACTACACGCTCTTTGGCAGACCAGAATCCTAGCTCAGTTTGGATTACCTGTTTTGATGTCCATCGATGACCCCAGTCTCTATGGCTACGGTTCATCAACCTATCTTACGTTGGATCGGGGCACCCTCATAGGAGATATCAATGAAATTGCTGAAGGGATTCTCAATGAAGGTGGGATACCGGGTGTTCATGTTTGCGCCGGGATGGATTGGACCTTGTTATTTGATTCCAAAATTAAAGTAATTAACTTTGATGCTTATGAATACATGACAAGCATGGTTGTACTAGCCGAGCAGCTTGAGGTGTTTCTTCAACGAGGCGGTATTCTATCGTGGGGCATTGTACCTACTTCCACAAAAGCTTGGCAAGAATCTGTTGAAAGTCTGAAAGCGCGTCTTGAGACCCATATCAAGGAATTGGTCAAGCGAGGAGTTAGTGAAGAAAGCTTGCGGAGTCAGAGTATGCTTACCCCAAGCTGTGGTACGGGTACACTAAGTATCGATTTATCAGAAAGAATTTATGGGCTTTTGCAGGAATTAAGCTCGACTTATACTTAA
- the pstA gene encoding phosphate ABC transporter permease PstA, producing the protein MMSQEIPRVKIDSKLIEKRIMLNNIFKYIFSFSTVFSILVLGVLLYEVGADSVGWLDLQFLTSNLSIFPHKAGIYGAIIGTIMMMFIVIPVTTILGVSTAIYLEEYAKKGRLQYFINVNISNLASVPSVIFGLLGLTLFGRLMNLGSSILAGGLTMSLLVLPIVVVAAQEAIRAVPGFLREASYAMGADKWTTIRKVVLPVSLPGILTGTILAMSRAIGETAPLVVLGIPTLIMKIPSSVMDDFTILPIQIYYWTLDAVLKPEYANLAAATVVVLLIILFLMNSVAILIRNKFQQRF; encoded by the coding sequence ATGATGAGTCAAGAAATACCGAGGGTAAAAATCGATAGTAAACTAATTGAGAAAAGAATAATGTTAAATAACATTTTCAAGTATATTTTCTCCTTTTCAACGGTATTTTCCATTTTGGTGTTGGGAGTTCTCTTATACGAAGTTGGAGCGGATAGTGTGGGCTGGCTTGACTTACAATTCCTTACGAGCAATCTTTCGATATTTCCTCACAAAGCTGGAATTTATGGAGCTATCATTGGCACTATCATGATGATGTTTATTGTTATCCCTGTAACGACGATATTAGGAGTCTCCACAGCCATATATCTGGAGGAATACGCTAAAAAGGGCAGGCTTCAGTATTTTATCAATGTTAACATTTCTAATCTTGCCAGTGTACCTTCTGTTATCTTTGGACTCCTCGGCTTAACCTTGTTTGGAAGACTCATGAATCTGGGTTCGAGTATTTTAGCTGGGGGACTTACCATGTCACTCTTAGTGTTGCCAATCGTAGTTGTTGCAGCTCAAGAAGCCATTCGAGCTGTTCCTGGTTTTTTAAGAGAAGCCTCTTATGCTATGGGTGCCGATAAATGGACCACCATACGCAAGGTTGTACTCCCCGTATCCTTGCCGGGGATTTTGACCGGTACGATTCTGGCAATGTCCAGAGCCATCGGCGAAACGGCTCCTTTGGTTGTCTTAGGAATCCCGACACTGATCATGAAGATTCCCTCTTCGGTAATGGATGATTTTACTATACTGCCGATTCAAATATATTACTGGACTCTGGATGCCGTGCTAAAACCAGAATATGCTAACCTAGCAGCGGCCACAGTCGTCGTTTTGCTTATAATACTGTTTCTCATGAACTCAGTCGCGATATTAATTCGAAACAAATTCCAACAAAGATTCTAA
- a CDS encoding catalase: MSEDQNKKLTTVAGAPVSDNQNALTAGPRGPMLLQDVWFLEKLAYFDREVIPERRMHAKGSGAFGTFTVTHDITKYSKAKIFSEIGKQTDMFVRFSTVAGERGAADAERDIRGFAMKFYTEEGNWDLVGNNTPVFFFRDPLKFPDLNHAIKRDPRTNMRSANSNWDFWTSLPEALHQVTITMSDRGLSSSYRHMHGFGSHTYSMINADNERVWVKFHLVCQQGIKNYTDAEAEAIVAKDRESHQRDLYESIERGDFPKWKMFIQVMTDEQAVKMPYNPFDLTKVWYHGEYPLIEVGYFELNRNPENYFADVEQAAFNPANIVPGIGFSPDKMLQGRLFSYGDAQRYRLGVNHHQIPVNQPRCPVTSFHRDGQMRVDGNAGSKISYEPNSYGVWGEQPEYKEPPQALNGAADRWNFREDDDDYYTQPGKLFRLMSPEQQKALFSNTAGAMGDASKEVKLRHIGNCLKADPAYGKGVAEALGISLEDL, encoded by the coding sequence ATGAGCGAAGATCAAAACAAAAAACTTACGACTGTTGCTGGAGCCCCAGTGTCCGACAATCAGAACGCTTTAACCGCCGGCCCAAGAGGTCCCATGCTTTTGCAGGATGTTTGGTTTCTAGAAAAACTTGCATATTTTGATCGGGAAGTCATTCCGGAAAGACGGATGCATGCCAAAGGTTCAGGTGCATTTGGAACCTTTACAGTAACTCATGATATTACTAAATACTCTAAAGCTAAAATCTTCTCGGAAATTGGTAAGCAAACAGATATGTTTGTGCGTTTCTCTACCGTAGCAGGTGAAAGAGGGGCTGCAGACGCTGAACGTGATATACGTGGTTTTGCTATGAAATTTTATACTGAGGAGGGTAACTGGGATCTAGTGGGTAATAACACCCCAGTGTTTTTCTTCCGTGATCCTCTCAAGTTCCCAGACCTAAATCATGCCATCAAGCGGGACCCCCGTACCAATATGCGGAGTGCTAATTCCAACTGGGATTTCTGGACATCTCTTCCGGAAGCCCTCCACCAAGTAACGATTACCATGAGTGATCGAGGCCTTTCTAGTTCTTATCGGCATATGCATGGTTTTGGCAGTCATACATACAGCATGATCAATGCTGATAATGAGCGAGTCTGGGTAAAGTTCCATTTGGTTTGCCAGCAGGGCATTAAGAACTATACAGATGCAGAAGCCGAAGCGATTGTTGCGAAAGATCGAGAAAGCCATCAACGTGATCTTTATGAAAGCATCGAGCGCGGAGATTTTCCAAAATGGAAAATGTTCATTCAGGTGATGACAGATGAGCAAGCTGTTAAGATGCCCTATAATCCCTTTGACCTTACAAAAGTATGGTATCATGGGGAATACCCCTTGATTGAAGTGGGTTATTTTGAACTCAATCGCAATCCAGAGAATTATTTTGCAGATGTTGAACAAGCCGCCTTTAATCCGGCTAATATCGTTCCAGGCATCGGGTTTTCGCCGGATAAAATGCTTCAAGGTCGTTTGTTTTCTTATGGGGATGCGCAAAGATATCGCCTAGGTGTAAATCATCATCAGATTCCTGTCAATCAGCCTAGATGCCCAGTGACGAGCTTCCATAGGGACGGTCAAATGCGTGTTGATGGGAATGCCGGCAGCAAGATTTCTTATGAACCGAATAGCTATGGTGTCTGGGGGGAACAACCGGAATATAAGGAACCACCACAGGCCTTAAATGGTGCCGCAGATCGTTGGAATTTTAGAGAAGATGACGATGATTACTATACACAACCGGGTAAGCTTTTCCGCCTGATGAGCCCCGAACAGCAAAAGGCACTCTTTTCCAATACTGCTGGGGCGATGGGAGATGCTTCTAAAGAAGTTAAGCTGCGTCATATTGGCAATTGCCTAAAAGCTGATCCTGCCTATGGCAAAGGTGTCGCCGAAGCCCTCGGTATTTCCTTAGAAGATCTATAA
- a CDS encoding GyrI-like domain-containing protein, with translation MKVEWRKQEKQIYLPKEKPELISVPEQKFFMIRGQGNPNQDDFAERVAVLYSLAYAVRMMPKQGYTPEGYLEYTVYPLEGVWDLTEEGRKLDVLNKDELVYTIMIRQPDFVTEEVVERAFESVRKKKPHPLLDEVVFDTMEEGLSLQMLHVGPYDDEPRSFALMKEFIENNNLERTTLLHKEIYLTDARKVDLEKQRTVLRYWVRSVH, from the coding sequence ATGAAGGTTGAATGGCGAAAACAGGAAAAGCAAATATATCTCCCTAAAGAAAAGCCTGAACTTATTTCCGTTCCTGAACAGAAGTTCTTTATGATTCGAGGCCAAGGTAATCCCAACCAAGATGATTTTGCAGAACGGGTGGCAGTTCTGTATTCTTTAGCCTATGCGGTCCGTATGATGCCTAAGCAAGGCTATACTCCTGAAGGGTACCTTGAGTATACAGTATATCCCTTGGAAGGTGTATGGGATTTGACTGAAGAAGGAAGAAAGCTGGATGTCCTCAATAAGGATGAGTTAGTCTATACTATCATGATCAGACAGCCGGATTTTGTAACCGAAGAAGTGGTGGAGAGAGCATTTGAAAGCGTGAGAAAAAAGAAACCTCACCCATTACTGGATGAAGTCGTTTTCGATACCATGGAAGAAGGACTATCCCTGCAGATGCTCCATGTCGGTCCTTATGATGATGAACCGAGAAGCTTCGCCCTAATGAAAGAATTTATTGAGAATAACAATCTGGAGAGAACAACTTTGCTACACAAAGAAATCTATCTGACTGATGCAAGAAAAGTCGATCTGGAGAAACAAAGAACGGTTCTAAGGTATTGGGTTAGGTCCGTCCATTAA